The Erythrolamprus reginae isolate rEryReg1 chromosome 5, rEryReg1.hap1, whole genome shotgun sequence genome window below encodes:
- the LOC139168501 gene encoding phospholipid scramblase family member 5-like isoform X4, whose amino-acid sequence MFSSYLFIFEQLDQIIIHQQVELLQVILGTETCNKYEIKDHMGQRVYYAVEENGFFDRNFCAPLRSFTIRITDPSGQEVITVNRPLRCSSCWFPCYLQQLEVQSPPGTTIGYVVQKWDPLLPIFTIRNGNNEDVLKITGPYFTCGCFGDVDFQVKSLNDMSTIGKISKYWSGFVNNIFTNTANFGIQIPVDLDVKIKAVMIGACFLLDLMFFENSLDGL is encoded by the exons ATGTTCTCAAGTTATCTCTTCATTTTTGAACAGTTGGATCAGATCATTATTCACCAGCAAGTGGAACTTCTTCAAG TTATACTCGGAACTGAAACCTGCAATAAATATGAGATAAAAGATCACATGGGGCAAAGAGTTTATTATGCTGTGGAGGAAAATGGTTTCTTTGATCGGAACTTCTGTGCACCGTTACGGTCTTTCACCATAAGAATCACAGACCCTTCTGGTCAAGAGGTGATCACTGTGAATAGACCTTTAAGATGTAGTAGCTGTTGGTTTCCATGCTATCTTCAACAG TTAGAAGTTCAATCACCTCCTGGAACCACAATTGGCTACGTTGTACAGAAATGGGATCCCCTGCTGCCAATATTTACAATCAGGAATGGGAATAATGAAGATGTGTTGAAGATCACAGGTCCTTACTTCACATGCGGTTGCTTTGGAGATGTTGATTTTCAG GTAAAATCTTTAAATGATATGTCAACTATTGGCAAGATTTCTAAGTATTGGTCTGGATTTGTCAACAACATATTTACTAATACAGCCAACTTTGGCATTCAGATTCCTGTGGACCTTGATGTAAAAATCAAAGCCGTGATGATCGGTGCTTGCTTTCTCCTA gaCTTAATGTTCTTTGAGAATTCCTTGGATGGATTGTAA